In one Halichondria panicea chromosome 4, odHalPani1.1, whole genome shotgun sequence genomic region, the following are encoded:
- the LOC135335169 gene encoding hydroxysteroid dehydrogenase-like protein 2 has translation MALAGKTLFITGASRGIGKAIALRAARDGANIAIAAKTAEPHPKLPGTVYTAAKELEEAGGNCLPCVVDIRNDADLERAVQETVDRFGGIDILVNNASAISLTGTTETAMKRYDLMMNVNTRGTFLASKLCIPHMKKSSNPHILNISPPLNLKPGWFSNHCAYTIAKYGMSMCVLGMAEELKPVGIAVNGLWPRTAIATAAVEMLGGDELVNMSRKPEIMADAAYLILTKNSKEYTGQFLIDDDVLTESGVTDLDQYAHAPGNQLMPDYFLDDAEKFRDEWVKENKPSADSGSSMGPLFAKIQPLITAEVIANISATYKFAITEETPEYWFLDLKNDGSAGPCEADKEADVTLASNAQVMMGMFTGKVSATSAFMKGELKIKGDIVKAMSLEKVLNQVRSKL, from the exons ATGGCTCTAGCTGG GAAGACTCTCTTCATCACTGGAGCGAGTAGGGGCATTGGCAAGGCCATCGCATTGAGGGCTGCCCGGGACGGAGCCAATATTGCCATAGCAGCTAAGACTGCCGAGCCCCACCCCAAGCTACCCGGCACCGTCTACACAGCTGCCAAAGAGT tggaggAGGCGGGTGGTAATTGTCTACCATGTGTCGTGGACATTCGTAACGATGCGGACTTGGAGAGGGCAGTACAAGAAACAGTGGACAGGTTTGGAGGTATTGATATCCTTGTGAACAACGCGAGTGCCATCAGTCTCACGGGTACCACTGAGACAGCCATGAAGAG ATATGACTTGATGATGAATGTTAACACTCGTGGAACATTCCTAGC GTCAAAGTTGTGCATCCCTCACATGAAGAAGAGCTCCAACCCGCACATCCTCAACATTAGCCCACCTCTCAACCTGAAGCCAGGCTGGTTCTCCAATCACTGTG CATACACGATAGCCAAATACGGGATGTCAATGTGTGTCTTGGGCATGGCTGAGGAACTGAAGCCGGTGGGCATTGCAGTCAACGGTCTCTGGCCCAGAACTG CCATAGCAACTGCAGCTGTGGAGATGCTGGGAGGAGACGAGCTTGTCAATATGTCACGGAAGCCTGAGATAATGGCGGATGCAGCCTACCTCATTCTGACCAAGAACAGCAAAGAGTACACAGGTCAATTCCTTATTGATGATGATGTTTTGACAGAGAGTGGTGTCACTGATTTGGACCAGTACGCTCACGCTCCTG GCAATCAGCTCATGCCTGACTACTTCCTTGACGATGCTGAGAAATTCAGGGACGAGTGGGTTAAGGAGAACAAACCCTCTGCTGACTCTGGCAGCTCAATGGGACCGCTATTTGCTAAAATTCAACCTCTAATTACCGCAGAAGTAATCGCCAACATTTCTGCCACTTACAAGTTTGCTATCACTGAGGAAACTCCAG AATATTGGTTCCTGGATTTGAAGAACGATGGTTCTGCCGGCCCATGTGAAGCTGACAAAGAGGCTGATGTAACTCTTGCCTCCAATGCTCAGGTTATGATGGGAATGTTCACTGGCAAAGTGAGTGCCACCTCGGCCTTCATGAAGGGAGAATTGAAGATAAAGGGTGACATTGTGAAAGCAATGTCGCTAGAGAAAGTATTGAACCAAGTTAGATCTAAACTATAG
- the LOC135335162 gene encoding uncharacterized protein LOC135335162: MSYSKSSGLAQWTVIICFYIALEVLTIHGQSCRVGTDATEFEANREHSFYLNTQDPAQCDGTITEFNFCYYRSNPIQIAASYDFTFSVYRRSSSEYISVSEAFTTGRTVANFGTGCRTFSVNDIPVQAGDVIGVCIYDPPDNAESVDIFGNDYTNRLPIDMVSQDAGEDRFLMSTGNSDCGDMSVPNPVAVSSLNRADDRVLHIHADITPLPTTEPPIILTTMGTTPPSSSDPPIVTDSTTETESSTGTIETSLSNEVPLTNSPTTSTGNDSITMAPLAPADNAGVVAGVIVFVLAVIVVAVVILVVIFVLVKRGRSRKEITEVNVGRNTNTGTNDGMDNAMYSSIKGQEYSADYQEISATRSPVPLSPNDYEMEHTYESSDALEFNYYAEVGPLLDTKNSLYEVPQSMPTTISYRQLLEKNKEEDIYGSVSAYEVPATREQEIYAQLKTWGVTYIQQRDVQIAGHLGSGQFGSVEQGVWKRQGTQPVDVALKSLTKISDENKVKFLQEAAIMAQFRHPNVILLHGVLAKGEPMMIAVEFAKKGDLRIFLLSIRPNSPREIMPATTPRMLLKFSRQVALGMQYLSAKGFVHRDLAARNVLVTTNNICKVADFGMSRDLADENYYVSQGKDKIPVKWTAPEAIHYKKYSTASDVWAYGCLLYEIWSIGHKPFEANKNVEVIRLIEQGQRLAPPPGTSKAVYELMVQCWHPENSQRPAFRDVVLSLARGEEMILNIPEEDSSTNPLAGVLGAPLEAGENMYSQLQSRYQ; this comes from the exons ATGAGTTACAGTAAGTCATCAGGTCTTGCTCAGTGGACAGTAATCATCTGCTTTTATATAG CCCTTGAGGTGCTCACAATCCATGGGCAAAGTTGTCGTGTTGGAACTGATGCTACAGAGTTTGAAGCTAACAGAGAACATAGTTTCTACCTCAACACTCAAGATCCAGCTCAATGTGATGGGACAATAACTGAATTTAATTTCTGCTACTATCGCTCGAACCCAATTCAAATTGCTGCATCATATGACTTTACCTTCTCTGTGTACAGAAGAAGCAGCTCAGAATATATAAGTGTATCAGAAGCATTCACTACAGGCAGAACTGTTGCTAACTTTGGCACTGGCTGTAGAACCTTTTCGGTAAATGATATTCCAGTGCAGGCTGGCGATGTGATTGGTGTTTGCATTTACGACCCTCCAGACAATGCTGAATCTGTCGACATATTTGGGAATGATTATACTAACAGACTACCAATAGACATGGTTAGCCAAGATGCAGGAGAAGATCGTTTTCTTATGTCCACCGGTAACTCTGATTGTGGAGACATGTCCGTCCCAAACCCAGTAGCAGTTAGTTCTCTTAATAGAGCAGACGACAGAGTTTTACACATCCATGCCGACATAA CTCCCCTCCCAACTACTGAACCTCCAATCATCCTCACGACTATGGGCACAACACCACCCTCCTCGTCAGATCCTCCCATAGTTACTGACAGCACGACAGAGACTGAAAGTTCAACAGGCACAATAGAAACTTCTCTCTCAAATGAGGTGCCACTAACAAACTCTCCCACAACTAGTACAGGAAATGACTCAATCACCATGGCCCCTTTGGCCCCAGCCGATAATGCTGGAGTTGTAGCGGGTGTGATAGTTTTTGTATTGGCAGTAATTGTCGTGGCAGTGGTGATTTTGGTAGTCATTTTTGTACTGGTGAAGAGAGGACGATCCCGTAAAGAGATAACAGAGGTCAATGTTGGTAGGAACACTAATACTGGAACCAACGATGGGATGG ACAATGCTATGTACTCATCTATTAAGGGCCAGGAATATAGTGCAGATTATCAAGAAATCAGCGCCACAAGGAGCCCAGTTCCTTTGTCACCCAATGACTATGAAATGGAACACACGTACGAATCCAGCGATGCTTTAGAGTTCAACTACTATGCTGAAGTTGGACCCTTACTGGATACG AAAAACTCACTGTATGAGGTTCCACAAAGCATGCCAACAACTATTAGCTACCGACAGCTACTGGAAAAG AACAAAGAAGAGGACATATACGGCAGTGTGAGTGCATATGAGGTACCAGCTACTCGAGAACAGGAGATCTATGCTCAACTAAAGACGTGGGGGGTGACTTACATTCAACAAAGAGATGTACA GATTGCTGGTCACCTTGGGTCTGGTCAGTTTGGCAGTGTGGAGCAAGGAGTGTGGAAGAGACAGGGAACTCAACCAGTGGACGTGGCACTCAAGAGTCTCACCAAAATATCAGATGAGAACAAAGTTAAGTTCCTCCAAGAAGCCGCCATCATGGCTCAGTTCAGACACCCTAACGTCATCCTACTTCATGGAGTGCTTGCGAAAGGGGAACCA ATGATGATTGCTGTCGAGTTTGCAAAAAAAGGAGATTTGAGAATTTTTTTACTATCAATCCGACCAAA CTCACCAAGGGAGATTATGCCCGCTACTACTCCAAGAATGTTACTGAAGTTCTCTCGACAAGTGGCTCTTGGGATGCAGTACCTCTCAGCTAAAGGAtttgtgcacagagacctGGCTGCTAGGAATGTGCTAGTGACAACAAATAACATATGCAAG GTTGCTGATTTTGGAATGTCTCGAGATCTTGCTGATGAGAACTACTACGTCTCACAAGGAAAAGACAAGATCCCTGTCAAGTGGACAGCCCCTGAGGCCATTCACTACAAGAAGTACTCGACTGCCAGTGATGTGTGGGCCTACGGGTGTCTGCTCTATGAGATATGGAGCATTGGGCACAAGCCATTTGAAGCCAATAAAAATGTTGag gttataAGACTGATTGaacaaggtcaaaggttggcTCCACCCCCTGGAACTTCCAAAGCAGTGTACGAGCTGATGGTTCAATGCTG GCATCCAGAGAATTCCCAACGTCCTGCTTTCAGAGATGTTGTACTCAGTCTAGCCAGAGGCGAGGAGATGATCCTGAACATTCCCGAGGAGGACTCCTCCACTAACCCACTGGCTGGAGTATTGGGAGCTCCACTGGAGGCCGGAGAGAACATGTACTCTCAGCTGCAGAGCAGATATCAATAA
- the LOC135335107 gene encoding uncharacterized protein LOC135335107 — translation MSYSKSSGLAQWTVIICFYIALEVLTIHGQSCRVGTDATEFEANREHSFYLNTQDPAQCDGTITEFNFCYYRSNPIQIAASYDFTFSVYRRSSSEYISVSEAFTTGRTVANFGTGCRTFSVNDIPVQAGDVIGVCIYDPPDNAESVDIFGNDYTNRLPIDMVSQDAGEDRFLMSTGNSGCGDMSVPSPVAVSSLNRADDRVLHIHADITPLPTTEPPIILTTMGTTPPSSTDPPIVTDSTTETESSTGTIETSLSNEVPLTNSPTTSTGNDSITMAPLAPAENTGVVAGVMVPLLVIVIVLAVVTLVVVVFLVKRGRSRKEIAEVNVGRNTTAINNDMVRSPHSISLKSNEAYSVHGKTQDSATDYVTESTAEGPLYDSVTESGEGQLSTTPTQQPNDLNPDVTYEEVPGPTHYNDPCQPIPLENNEAYSVHKSGNEKSIEMPGETYFQEVDLKSNEAYSVRGEVQVAAINGTTDAVCYSVIDLPGHQSGEATSGTEIQMDSNEAYRTSERDRQPEETLDYDYAIL, via the exons ATGAGTTACAGTAAGTCATCAGGTCTTGCTCAGTGGACAGTAATCATTTGCTTTTATATAG CCCTTGAGGTGCTCACAATCCATGGGCAAAGTTGTCGTGTTGGAACTGATGCTACAGAGTTTGAAGCTAACAGAGAACATAGTTTCTACCTCAACACTCAAGATCCAGCTCAATGTGATGGGACAATAACTGAATTTAATTTCTGCTACTATCGCTCGAACCCAATTCAAATTGCTGCATCATATGACTTTACCTTCTCTGTGTACAGAAGAAGCAGCTCAGAATATATAAGTGTATCAGAAGCATTCACTACAGGCAGAACTGTTGCTAACTTTGGCACTGGCTGTAGAACCTTTTCGGTAAATGATATTCCAGTGCAGGCTGGCGATGTGATTGGTGTTTGCATTTACGACCCTCCAGACAATGCTGAATCTGTCGACATATTTGGGAATGATTATACTAACAGACTACCAATAGACATGGTTAGCCAAGATGCAGGAGAAGATCGTTTTCTTATGTCCACCGGTAACTCTGGCTGTGGAGACATGTCCGTCCCAAGTCCAGTAGCAGTTAGTTCTCTTAATAGAGCAGACGACAGAGTTTTACACATTCATGCCGACATAA CTCCCCTCCCAACCACTGAACCTCCAATCATCCTCACGACTATGGGCACAACACCACCCTCCTCAACAGATCCTCCCATAGTTACTGACAGCACGACAGAGACTGAAAGTTCAACAGGCACAATAGAAACTTCTCTCTCAAATGAGGTGCCACTAACAAACTCTCCCACAACTAGTACAGGAAATGACTCAATCACCATGGCCCCTTTGGCCCCAGCCGAGAATACCGGAGTTGTAGCGGGTGTGATGGTGCCATTGCTAGTAATAGTAATCGTCCTGGCAGTGGTGACTTTGGTGGTTGTTGTTTTTCTGGTGAAGAGAGGAAGATCCCGAAAGGAGATAGCAGAGGTAAATGTTGGTAGGAACACTACTGCAATCAACAATGATATGG TAAGAAGCCCCCACTCCATCAGTCTAAAGTCCAATGAGGCTTACAGTGTTCACGGCAAGACTCAAGACTCTGCCACAGACTATGTTACGGAATCGACTGCAGAGGGGCCTCTCTATGATAGTGTCACAGAATCTGGAGAAG GACAATTATCAACAACTCCCACTCAACAGCCCAATGATTTAAACCCTGATGTGACTTATGAGGAAGTGCCAGGACCTACACACTACAATGATCCCTGTCAGCCGATACCTTTGGAAAATAATGAAGCTTACAGTGTACACAAATCTGGAAATGAAAAAAGTATAGAAATGCCGGGTGAAACATACTTTCAAGAAGTGGACCTAAAGTCCAACGAGGCGTATAGTGTGAGAGGGGAGGTGCAAGTTGCTGCCATCAATGGGACCACTGATGCAGTGTGCTATAGTGTCATTGACTTGCCTGGTCATCAATCTGGAGAAGCAACCAGTGGAACTGAAATTCAAATGGACAGTAATGAGGCATATCGCACATCTGAGAGAGATAGACAACCTGAGGAAACTCTTGACTATGATTACGCTATCCTGTAA